One stretch of Flavobacterium sp. 9 DNA includes these proteins:
- a CDS encoding DUF3467 domain-containing protein, with translation MSNPKQQPEQINIELDETIAEGIYSNLAIINHSSSEFVLDFVSIMPGIPKAKVKSRIVLTPQHAKRLLKAIGENIHRFEAAHGEIKETEQAPIPLNFGPAGQA, from the coding sequence ATGAGTAATCCGAAACAACAACCAGAGCAGATTAACATTGAGTTGGACGAAACTATTGCAGAAGGAATTTATTCTAATCTGGCGATTATCAACCACTCATCATCAGAATTTGTTTTAGATTTTGTGAGCATTATGCCCGGTATTCCTAAAGCCAAGGTAAAGTCAAGAATTGTCTTGACACCACAACATGCTAAAAGATTATTGAAAGCAATTGGTGAAAACATTCATCGTTTTGAAGCCGCTCATGGCGAAATCAAAGAGACAGAACAAGCACCAATCCCGCTTAATTTTGGTCCGGCAGGACAAGCATAA
- the xrtN gene encoding exosortase N, with protein sequence MVIDYSWIDNTFYLLQKNKKASCIMNDFLIQHKKTIFLFILVCLFGINYTIVLNGLDNNLFGIVFSILLFLIGGRKTSFNMNYPLLGLIFLLEFVSYRLHIKSLHFLSLSLFVCFIYYCFTQKFSFIAFICIILFSSLFNTFFDYLTVEIKQTLCYGVYLTLKDFITITKIEGVNFYINNAKITIDTACMGLSMFKTGLLAGAFLLTIEERKQEKYFTIKQILLFCFLLILLNIVSNYFRIITLILFNCTEENILHHTIGLLCFVFYQIVPMLFLVRFFKPKKEAIKNDKTKKFSLFPITIAILIVFVTSLEIKKQQDYKLLTNISSDYNISKGVWVNTEVFKIVTPEKLIYIKTPAHNPLICWTGNGYKVIESKVIKKNNEEICFVRMEKNNTQYFSYWWYECDTKKYTSLIEVLFVKLFYNKSIRLVNETSKTPL encoded by the coding sequence ATGGTTATTGATTATTCTTGGATCGACAATACTTTTTATTTATTACAGAAAAACAAAAAAGCAAGCTGTATAATGAATGATTTTTTAATTCAGCATAAAAAAACAATTTTCCTGTTTATTTTAGTTTGCCTCTTTGGGATAAACTACACTATTGTATTAAATGGTCTTGACAATAATCTTTTTGGAATTGTTTTTTCTATATTATTATTTCTTATCGGGGGTAGAAAAACTTCATTTAACATGAACTACCCTCTTTTAGGATTAATTTTTCTATTAGAATTCGTTAGTTATCGCTTACATATCAAATCTTTACATTTTTTAAGTTTATCACTATTTGTTTGTTTTATCTATTATTGCTTTACTCAAAAATTTTCATTCATTGCTTTTATCTGCATTATATTATTTTCCTCGCTCTTTAATACTTTCTTTGATTATTTAACGGTCGAAATCAAACAAACACTTTGTTACGGCGTATATCTAACTTTAAAAGACTTTATTACGATTACTAAAATAGAAGGCGTCAATTTTTACATCAATAATGCAAAAATCACAATAGACACCGCTTGCATGGGATTATCTATGTTTAAAACAGGCTTACTCGCTGGAGCTTTTTTATTGACTATAGAAGAACGAAAACAGGAGAAATATTTTACTATCAAACAAATTCTTCTTTTCTGCTTTCTGTTGATCTTATTAAATATTGTTTCAAATTACTTCAGAATAATAACTCTAATTCTATTTAATTGTACCGAAGAAAACATTCTTCACCACACCATTGGCTTACTCTGTTTCGTGTTTTATCAAATTGTTCCAATGTTATTTTTAGTTCGTTTTTTCAAACCTAAAAAAGAAGCAATCAAAAATGACAAAACCAAGAAGTTTAGTTTATTCCCTATTACAATAGCAATACTAATTGTATTTGTAACCAGTTTAGAAATAAAAAAACAACAAGATTACAAACTATTGACTAATATAAGCTCTGACTATAATATTAGTAAAGGTGTCTGGGTAAACACAGAAGTTTTTAAGATTGTAACTCCCGAAAAACTCATTTACATTAAAACGCCGGCACACAATCCGTTGATTTGCTGGACAGGAAATGGTTATAAAGTAATAGAATCAAAAGTGATAAAGAAAAACAATGAAGAAATATGTTTTGTTCGAATGGAGAAAAACAACACTCAATACTTCTCTTATTGGTGGTATGAATGTGATACTAAAAAATATACTTCTCTAATTGAAGTATTGTTTGTCAAACTCTTTTATAATAAATCAATCCGACTTGTAAACGAAACCAGCAAAACTCCTTTATAA
- a CDS encoding MoxR family ATPase: protein MSDVTAIHNLVQKRNELKAEIAKIIVGQDDVVDQILLCIFSGGHALLIGVPGLAKTLMINTLSQALGLDFKRIQFTPDLMPSDILGSEILDENRHFKFIKGPIFSNIILADEINRTPPKTQAALLEAMQERSVTIAGQNYKLDLPYFVLATQNPIEQEGTYPLPEAQLDRFMFAIKLEYPSFEEEVLVVKRTTSDVKTTINPLFTAQEIIDFQHLIRRIPVADNVIEYAVTLVSKTRPDNALSNDFVKNYLDWGAGPRASQNLILAAKAHAAFNGKFSPDIEDVKAVATGILRHRIIKNYKADAEGITEEIIIQKLM from the coding sequence ATGTCTGACGTAACAGCAATTCACAATCTGGTTCAAAAACGAAACGAATTAAAAGCCGAAATAGCAAAAATAATTGTAGGTCAAGATGACGTTGTAGATCAAATTTTACTTTGTATATTTTCTGGAGGACACGCACTTTTAATTGGTGTTCCGGGATTGGCAAAAACTTTAATGATTAATACTTTGTCTCAGGCTTTGGGATTAGATTTTAAAAGAATTCAGTTTACGCCTGATTTAATGCCTTCGGATATTTTAGGAAGTGAGATTCTGGACGAAAACAGGCACTTTAAATTTATTAAAGGACCAATTTTCTCGAATATCATTCTTGCTGACGAGATTAACAGAACCCCGCCTAAAACGCAAGCTGCTTTACTTGAAGCAATGCAGGAACGTTCCGTTACAATCGCGGGTCAGAATTATAAATTAGATTTACCTTATTTTGTATTAGCAACTCAAAACCCAATTGAGCAAGAGGGAACTTATCCTTTGCCGGAAGCGCAATTAGACCGTTTTATGTTTGCAATCAAATTAGAATATCCAAGTTTTGAAGAAGAAGTATTAGTTGTAAAACGTACAACATCTGATGTTAAAACAACGATTAATCCTTTATTTACAGCTCAGGAAATTATAGATTTTCAGCATTTGATTCGTAGAATTCCTGTAGCCGATAATGTTATTGAATATGCAGTAACTCTGGTTAGTAAAACACGTCCGGATAATGCTTTGTCAAATGATTTTGTAAAGAATTATTTAGATTGGGGAGCAGGACCAAGAGCTTCTCAAAATTTAATTTTGGCAGCAAAAGCACATGCAGCTTTCAATGGTAAATTTTCGCCGGATATTGAAGATGTAAAAGCGGTTGCAACCGGAATATTGCGTCACAGAATTATTAAGAATTACAAAGCAGATGCTGAAGGAATAACAGAAGAAATTATTATTCAGAAGTTGATGTAA
- a CDS encoding alpha-amylase, which yields MKKPNAKIYLIAAITAFFCSCSQNETNEVDSKAESQKFEIINVTHHDGKPFSTGLSKTSSTGKYVDNPGGGVMMQAFYWDVPAGGNWWNTVSGKVAAWGNAGIGSIWLPPASKAQNGAFSMGYDPTDYFDFGDYNQNGSTETRFGSKTELVNLITNAHTENLKVYADIVINHNSGGQSEANPFTGTNTWTNFTGIASGKFPRNYNDFYKNSYGNNDEGAFGGFPDLCHAAPNVQNWLWLRTDGVGKYYKNTMKFDGWRFDYVKGFAPWVVHDWNANVGGFSVGEYWDANVNTLEWWANNANSSVFDFACYYKMNDAFDGNNLALLNDDMMWKRNPYKAVTFVTNHDTDEISNKLLAYSYILTHEGYPTIFYRDYEEWLDKNKLNNLIWIHNNKATGTTSILYSDNDEYVARRNGYNGNPGLVVYINNSDSWQERWIQTNWANTQIKDFTGNSTWYPTTQADKWVKIQCPPKGYSVWSINQ from the coding sequence ATGAAAAAACCTAATGCAAAGATTTATTTAATTGCAGCAATTACAGCATTCTTTTGTTCTTGTTCGCAAAATGAAACAAACGAAGTCGATTCAAAAGCTGAAAGTCAGAAATTTGAAATCATTAATGTAACTCATCATGATGGAAAACCCTTTAGTACAGGACTTTCTAAAACATCTTCAACAGGAAAATATGTAGACAATCCTGGTGGAGGAGTTATGATGCAGGCCTTTTATTGGGATGTTCCCGCTGGTGGAAACTGGTGGAATACCGTAAGCGGTAAAGTAGCTGCCTGGGGCAACGCAGGAATTGGCTCAATATGGTTGCCGCCTGCTTCAAAAGCACAAAATGGTGCGTTCTCTATGGGATATGATCCTACTGATTATTTTGATTTTGGAGATTACAATCAAAATGGTTCTACTGAAACAAGATTCGGATCTAAAACTGAGCTTGTAAACTTGATTACAAATGCGCATACTGAAAACCTTAAAGTATACGCTGATATTGTAATTAATCACAATAGTGGAGGTCAATCTGAAGCTAATCCGTTTACAGGAACCAATACGTGGACTAATTTTACAGGAATAGCTTCTGGAAAATTCCCGCGTAATTACAATGATTTTTACAAAAACAGCTATGGTAATAATGATGAAGGAGCTTTTGGTGGTTTCCCTGATTTATGCCACGCGGCTCCAAATGTTCAAAATTGGTTGTGGCTTAGAACTGACGGAGTTGGTAAATACTACAAAAACACCATGAAATTTGATGGTTGGAGATTTGATTATGTAAAAGGTTTTGCTCCATGGGTTGTACACGATTGGAATGCAAATGTGGGCGGATTTTCAGTTGGTGAATATTGGGATGCAAACGTAAATACTCTTGAATGGTGGGCAAATAACGCTAACAGTTCTGTGTTTGATTTTGCTTGCTACTACAAAATGAACGATGCTTTCGACGGAAATAATCTTGCTCTATTAAACGACGACATGATGTGGAAGAGAAATCCATACAAAGCCGTTACGTTTGTGACAAATCATGATACAGATGAAATTTCGAATAAATTATTGGCGTATTCCTACATATTAACACATGAAGGATATCCAACAATTTTCTACAGAGATTATGAAGAATGGCTGGACAAAAACAAATTAAACAACCTTATTTGGATTCACAATAATAAAGCGACCGGAACAACTTCAATATTATATTCGGATAATGACGAATATGTTGCAAGAAGAAATGGTTACAACGGAAATCCGGGATTAGTAGTTTATATCAATAACTCAGATTCATGGCAAGAAAGATGGATTCAAACCAATTGGGCTAATACTCAAATTAAAGATTTTACAGGAAACTCAACTTGGTATCCAACAACTCAGGCAGATAAATGGGTAAAAATACAATGTCCTCCAAAAGGATATTCAGTTTGGTCTATTAATCAGTAA
- a CDS encoding XrtN system VIT domain-containing protein produces MKYKLENANDYSNQIGVGVSLFTSLFSSLFLLILLLNENTKFYGAGALGTFTLIIEFIYGVTVTFLILRKREKYLHLTPFLILNWFIGCFCLNTFVPIFEDLPFWVYLTTLLFFISNFFIYQKTKENSFILSLFFINGLSYSIILYFTFYLLPLTPFAFIGILLLGIGFYALVPLLVSIIHIVTIARYFQENRKHFISFIAGFGFILVVLFSFVVMLDRESRLINVRRPINSFTTNDDLPNYIKISQSLEPNFLNEILLKKDIVYTGPEKFFNYDLGSFGMKQFNERKVHNPFITIAYIFCEDLDLSQDDRINILKSNFDKRLETEEQLWSGEDLITKNIKEDVKLYPDSRLAYTEITMDIACNEDTWSDQEAIYSFQLPEGSVATSLSLWVNGIERKGVLTTKEKAKAAYNQIVGVESRDPSLMQWREGNKVVVRVFPVNYKTPRTFKCGFTTPLKVEDDKLKYESLSIKGPNISNASTISRIQMTGKSDVETSKDFKLQNNFYVNESKGLDDWQAIIPLRKISKLNSFAWKDKIYEVKESQEVNVPFNTSEVILDLNSNWTTQEIESFVNVKGKEFYVYDNKEKKAINKENFETIFFNFKYLHYSLLPLFEIKKNSLIITKSGNFSANFEELNESEYLKKIRSRTKSQNLKVINISGNINPFWQTVKEQNYVDFYQTSLRNSLKMLQENYFIKYKTADNIVNIEPSNISIYEKPKDSISKSSGPNHIYRMYAFGKVLEEQVKIQNDSLVQNQYVDLAKDANIVTPISSLIVLETDKDYKNNGIEKNVNTLGNASINNDGAVPEPHEWLLIILGSTILFIYYRKTKKQAV; encoded by the coding sequence ATGAAATACAAATTAGAAAATGCGAATGATTACTCAAATCAAATTGGCGTCGGGGTAAGTTTATTCACCAGTTTATTCAGTAGTCTTTTTTTATTGATTTTATTATTAAATGAAAACACTAAATTTTACGGTGCTGGAGCATTGGGTACTTTTACATTGATAATCGAGTTTATTTACGGAGTTACCGTCACATTCCTTATTCTTAGAAAAAGAGAAAAATATCTTCATCTAACTCCTTTCCTTATACTTAACTGGTTTATTGGATGTTTCTGCCTAAATACTTTCGTTCCAATATTCGAAGATCTTCCATTTTGGGTTTACCTCACCACTTTGCTATTTTTTATTAGTAATTTTTTCATTTACCAAAAAACAAAAGAAAATAGTTTTATTCTTTCTCTCTTTTTTATAAATGGATTATCTTATAGTATAATATTGTATTTCACATTCTATCTATTACCTCTTACTCCTTTTGCTTTTATTGGAATTCTATTATTAGGAATTGGTTTTTATGCATTAGTCCCTTTACTTGTTTCTATTATTCATATAGTAACTATCGCTCGTTATTTTCAAGAAAACAGAAAACATTTTATTTCATTCATTGCAGGTTTTGGATTTATTTTAGTCGTCTTATTTTCTTTTGTTGTAATGCTTGACAGAGAGAGTCGACTTATTAATGTTAGACGTCCTATCAATTCTTTTACTACAAATGACGATTTACCCAATTATATAAAAATATCACAAAGTCTTGAACCTAACTTTTTAAATGAAATTTTATTAAAAAAAGACATCGTTTATACTGGTCCTGAAAAGTTCTTTAATTATGATCTTGGTTCTTTTGGAATGAAACAATTTAACGAAAGAAAAGTCCACAATCCTTTTATTACAATAGCTTACATTTTTTGTGAAGATCTTGACCTGAGTCAAGACGACCGAATTAATATTCTTAAATCTAATTTTGACAAAAGATTAGAAACAGAAGAACAATTGTGGAGTGGTGAAGATCTGATTACCAAAAACATCAAAGAAGATGTAAAATTATACCCGGACAGCAGGCTTGCTTATACAGAAATTACCATGGATATTGCCTGTAATGAAGACACATGGAGTGATCAGGAAGCTATTTATTCTTTTCAGCTTCCTGAAGGTTCTGTTGCAACTTCACTTTCATTATGGGTAAACGGCATTGAAAGAAAAGGAGTTTTAACGACTAAAGAGAAAGCTAAAGCAGCATACAATCAAATTGTTGGTGTAGAAAGCCGCGATCCGTCGTTAATGCAATGGAGAGAAGGAAACAAAGTTGTCGTGAGAGTTTTTCCTGTAAACTATAAAACTCCAAGAACTTTTAAATGCGGTTTCACTACTCCTTTAAAAGTGGAAGATGATAAATTGAAATACGAAAGCCTTTCTATTAAAGGTCCAAATATTTCAAATGCTTCTACAATTTCCAGAATCCAGATGACAGGAAAAAGTGATGTAGAGACAAGTAAGGATTTTAAACTGCAAAATAATTTCTATGTCAATGAATCAAAAGGTCTTGACGATTGGCAGGCAATAATACCTTTGCGCAAAATATCGAAGCTGAATTCTTTTGCCTGGAAGGATAAAATATACGAAGTAAAAGAAAGTCAAGAAGTGAACGTTCCTTTTAATACATCAGAAGTCATTTTAGATTTAAACAGCAACTGGACAACTCAGGAAATTGAATCATTTGTAAACGTAAAAGGAAAAGAATTTTACGTGTATGACAACAAAGAGAAAAAAGCAATAAACAAAGAGAATTTCGAAACTATTTTCTTTAATTTCAAATATTTACATTACTCTTTATTACCTCTATTTGAAATCAAAAAAAATAGTTTGATCATAACCAAATCTGGAAATTTTTCTGCAAATTTTGAAGAACTTAATGAATCTGAATATTTAAAAAAGATTCGAAGTCGTACTAAATCTCAAAATCTGAAAGTTATTAATATTTCCGGAAACATTAATCCATTTTGGCAGACCGTAAAAGAGCAAAACTATGTAGACTTTTACCAGACAAGCTTGAGAAATAGTTTAAAAATGCTGCAGGAAAATTATTTCATCAAGTATAAAACTGCAGATAATATAGTTAATATTGAGCCTTCAAACATTTCGATTTACGAAAAACCAAAAGACAGTATTTCTAAAAGTAGTGGCCCAAATCATATTTATAGAATGTATGCTTTTGGAAAGGTTTTAGAAGAACAAGTTAAGATTCAGAATGATTCTTTGGTTCAAAACCAATATGTAGATTTAGCCAAAGATGCTAATATTGTAACTCCAATATCTTCTTTGATTGTTCTTGAAACGGACAAAGATTACAAAAATAATGGAATTGAAAAAAACGTCAACACTTTAGGAAATGCTTCTATCAATAACGATGGCGCTGTTCCTGAACCACACGAATGGTTATTGATTATTCTTGGATCGACAATACTTTTTATTTATTACAGAAAAACAAAAAAGCAAGCTGTATAA
- a CDS encoding peptide chain release factor 3 yields the protein MSFLKEIQRRRTFGIISHPDAGKTTLTEKLLLFGGAIQEAGAVKNNKIKKGATSDFMEIERQRGISVSTSVLAFNYKDKKINILDTPGHKDFAEDTFRTLTAVDSVIVVIDVAKGVEEQTEKLVAVCRMRNIPMIVFINKLDREGKDAFDLMDEVEQKLGLKVTPLSFPIGMGYDFQGIYNLWEENINLFSGDSRKNIEETIAFSDIQNNPELDKIVGQKAAEKLREELELIDEVYPKFERQDYLDGKIQPVFFGSALNNFGVRELLDCFVAIAPSPRPKDSETRLVDPKEEKMTGFVFKIHANMDPKHRDRLAFIKIVSGTFERNKPYYHVRQKKNLKFSSPNAFFAEKKEIVDISYPGDIVGLHDTGNFKIGDTLTEGEIMSFKGIPSFSPEHFRYINNADPMKAKQLDKGVDQLMDEGVAQLFTLEMNNRKVIGTVGALQYEVIQYRLEHEYGAKCTYENFPVHKACWVKPDDAKNDEFKEFKRIKQKFLAHDKYGQLVFLADSDFTIQMTQNKYPSVKLFFTSEFD from the coding sequence ATGAGCTTTTTAAAAGAAATACAACGCAGAAGAACATTTGGAATTATATCGCATCCCGATGCCGGTAAAACTACTTTAACTGAAAAATTATTGTTGTTTGGAGGGGCTATTCAGGAAGCTGGTGCTGTAAAAAACAATAAAATTAAAAAAGGAGCAACGAGTGATTTCATGGAAATCGAACGCCAAAGAGGTATTTCGGTTTCAACCTCTGTACTTGCTTTTAATTATAAAGACAAAAAAATCAACATTCTTGATACTCCGGGACACAAGGATTTTGCCGAAGATACTTTTAGAACTTTAACTGCTGTTGATAGTGTTATTGTTGTAATTGACGTTGCAAAAGGGGTTGAGGAACAAACTGAAAAATTGGTTGCAGTTTGTAGAATGCGTAACATTCCGATGATTGTTTTCATCAATAAATTAGATCGTGAAGGTAAAGATGCTTTTGATTTGATGGATGAAGTGGAACAAAAACTTGGATTAAAAGTTACACCTTTAAGTTTCCCTATTGGTATGGGTTATGATTTCCAGGGAATTTATAATTTATGGGAAGAAAACATCAACCTTTTTAGTGGAGACAGCCGTAAAAATATTGAAGAAACTATTGCTTTTTCTGATATTCAAAACAATCCGGAATTAGATAAAATTGTTGGTCAAAAAGCAGCTGAAAAACTTCGTGAGGAATTAGAATTGATTGATGAAGTTTATCCAAAATTTGAACGTCAGGATTATTTAGACGGAAAAATTCAGCCTGTATTTTTTGGTTCGGCATTAAATAATTTTGGAGTTCGCGAATTATTGGATTGTTTCGTGGCTATTGCTCCTTCACCAAGACCAAAAGATTCTGAAACTCGTTTAGTTGATCCTAAAGAAGAAAAAATGACCGGTTTTGTTTTTAAAATCCATGCTAATATGGATCCAAAACACCGTGATCGTTTGGCATTTATAAAAATTGTTTCCGGAACTTTCGAAAGAAACAAGCCTTATTACCATGTTCGTCAAAAGAAAAATCTAAAATTCTCTAGTCCGAACGCCTTTTTTGCTGAGAAAAAGGAAATTGTAGACATTTCATATCCTGGTGATATTGTAGGTTTACATGATACTGGAAACTTTAAAATTGGTGATACTTTGACAGAAGGTGAAATAATGAGTTTCAAAGGAATTCCAAGTTTCTCTCCAGAGCACTTTAGATACATTAACAACGCTGATCCTATGAAAGCCAAGCAATTGGACAAAGGTGTTGATCAGTTAATGGATGAAGGTGTTGCACAGTTGTTTACATTAGAAATGAACAATCGTAAAGTAATTGGAACTGTTGGAGCGCTACAATATGAGGTTATTCAATATCGTTTAGAACATGAATATGGCGCTAAATGTACTTATGAGAATTTCCCGGTTCACAAAGCTTGTTGGGTAAAACCTGATGATGCAAAAAATGACGAGTTTAAAGAATTCAAACGTATCAAACAGAAATTCTTAGCTCATGATAAATATGGTCAATTGGTATTTTTAGCCGATTCTGATTTCACAATTCAAATGACACAAAATAAATATCCAAGTGTAAAATTATTTTTCACTTCGGAATTTGATTAA
- a CDS encoding peptidylprolyl isomerase, producing the protein MLLKKLQLKTIDYKLVLTMCFLLFFTSIISAQEIIKDTVVKKPIQVAPGQKLKVDGIIANVGDYIVLDSDIDKGYLEITAQGGSIKDITRCQMLGKLLEDKLYAHQAIQDSIIVSDAEVRGMMDDRLNYMVQQVGDINKVVAYYKKNSVEEFKTYFADILKEQKLAQEMTKKIVDAVEITPEEVRNFFRKIPKEELPTFGAEMEVAQIVVEPKVSKEDKQKVIDRLNAIRKDVLEGSSFATKAVLYSQDPGSAPNGGYYKMTRKTPFVKEFKDVAFSLAEGEVSEPFETTFGFHIIMVEKIKGQEVELRHILIAPTVSEDALKDAKERIANIRAKIVSKEISFADAARTESDEKETRANGGTLVNPNTQDTRFELTKMDPTLYSQVSNLKDDEVSQPLLNVDDKGKKTYKLITVTNRIDEHVADYAKDYTKIKELALKEKQITTISKWFDTKIKDTYIKIIGEYRDCNFVYNWLKK; encoded by the coding sequence ATGTTATTAAAAAAATTACAGCTAAAAACAATTGATTACAAGCTAGTGTTGACAATGTGTTTTTTACTTTTTTTCACTTCAATTATTTCGGCTCAGGAAATTATAAAAGATACTGTAGTTAAGAAACCAATTCAAGTTGCCCCTGGCCAAAAGCTGAAAGTTGATGGTATTATTGCTAATGTTGGAGATTATATTGTTTTAGATTCTGATATTGATAAAGGATATTTGGAGATTACAGCACAAGGAGGTTCTATAAAAGATATTACAAGATGCCAAATGCTTGGAAAACTTTTAGAAGATAAATTATATGCTCATCAGGCTATTCAGGATAGTATCATTGTTAGTGATGCGGAAGTTAGAGGAATGATGGATGATCGTTTGAACTATATGGTTCAACAAGTTGGAGATATCAATAAAGTTGTAGCGTATTATAAGAAGAATTCTGTAGAGGAATTTAAAACTTATTTTGCTGATATCTTAAAAGAGCAAAAATTAGCTCAGGAAATGACTAAGAAAATTGTAGATGCTGTAGAGATAACTCCTGAAGAAGTTCGTAATTTCTTTAGAAAAATACCAAAAGAAGAATTGCCAACTTTTGGAGCAGAAATGGAAGTAGCACAAATTGTGGTTGAGCCTAAAGTCTCTAAAGAAGATAAGCAAAAAGTAATCGATAGATTGAATGCAATTCGTAAAGATGTTTTGGAAGGTTCTAGTTTTGCGACAAAGGCAGTTTTATATTCTCAGGACCCTGGATCTGCACCAAATGGTGGATATTATAAAATGACCAGAAAAACTCCATTTGTAAAAGAATTTAAAGATGTTGCTTTTAGTTTAGCCGAAGGAGAAGTTTCAGAGCCTTTTGAAACTACTTTTGGATTCCATATTATTATGGTAGAAAAAATTAAAGGACAAGAAGTTGAATTACGTCATATTTTAATTGCTCCAACAGTTTCTGAAGATGCTTTGAAAGATGCTAAGGAAAGAATTGCTAACATTAGAGCTAAGATTGTAAGCAAAGAGATTTCTTTTGCAGATGCTGCAAGAACAGAATCTGATGAAAAAGAAACAAGAGCAAACGGAGGAACTTTGGTAAATCCTAATACACAGGATACTCGTTTTGAGTTGACTAAAATGGATCCTACTTTATACAGTCAGGTTTCTAATTTAAAAGATGATGAAGTTTCACAACCACTTTTAAATGTTGATGATAAAGGTAAAAAAACATATAAGTTAATTACTGTTACTAATAGAATTGACGAACACGTTGCTGACTATGCTAAGGATTATACAAAAATTAAAGAATTAGCATTGAAAGAAAAGCAAATCACAACAATTTCTAAATGGTTTGATACAAAAATAAAAGATACTTATATCAAAATTATTGGAGAGTACAGAGATTGTAATTTTGTATACAATTGGTTGAAAAAATAA